One Prosthecomicrobium sp. N25 genomic region harbors:
- a CDS encoding flagellin translates to LADANEEAANLLALQTRQQLSQTALSLANQADQGVLRLF, encoded by the coding sequence CTGGCCGATGCCAACGAGGAGGCCGCGAACCTCCTCGCCCTGCAGACCCGCCAGCAGCTCAGCCAGACGGCCCTGTCTCTCGCCAACCAGGCCGACCAGGGCGTCCTGCGCCTGTTCTGA